ATAAGCCAAAATCCCCCCTTACTCGCCGAGTTAGTATAACGAATCAAAACATATTGTTTCATTCAGATTGAACACTTTTTCGTATCAGATTGGGCGGATGCATTTAAGTCTTTATGGAAAGTTAAGTCAGAGAGTTTCCAATTCTATCTTTTGTACTTTAGAGATTCGGACTAAACCATGCTCAAAATTGAGTTGCAAGAAGAGTCACGTACTGAAATGTGAAAAATTACGGGTTTaagtgttattttttttttatatgatgACTTTTTTTAACATTGCTATTTGTATTTCATTATCTTTAATTAGTTAGGGCTATGTGGTATTTTACCTTTAGTGGTAGAGGGGTATAAATTCATCTCATTTTGGAAGTTAGATTCATCATTCAAAATTAGTAGTTCTTAATCCGTTCAAGTTAAGTTTGAGAatctgtttatttttttttaaaattgtgcgtaatgcacttacattaaacaaagaGAAATTACATTAAAGACAAAGAAAAACCCTCAACCCACACTTCACCTATGTGATTCGAATCTATGACCTTTAtggtcataggtaagctctcaaccaacggGTTAAGAACTTCACCACCAGAGaatttgtttattaatttaggACCAAAACCTTTACAATCTTCTTTTTTTGGTGACTAAGACCTTTCACCTTATCCCCACTGGTCCGTTACACCATAAATATAACACGAATTCTTTGAGAGCAATACACTCCGCAAACcaattaatatcatatatatattttttttatatcaacCATTTTTCATATAGTGATACGACAAAACAATTTTCATTAATTGAGTCTATTATATACACTTAGCGTAGGATTTGTCTTGAAATACAACAATAGCTTATAATTGTGTAAGCATACACCGATATAGATAAAAGAAGGCAAAACAGCAGATGCAAATGCATCATCcgaagagaaaaatacaaacgTCCCGAGAGTTAACTAGAGTCCTTTGAGATGGATTGAGAGACACAATCTTAGCATCAATGACTAGGAGTAGTGGAAAGAGATATTACAATATATTGTCTGTTTTTTGAACTTTAAACCATTTAATCTGATCTGAATGTAAGAGATGGAGAAATTGTAGTTTGCTACGTACCAAAGGCCAGTAACATGCAACTTCGACTTAATACTTTCGTGGCATATAGATTTATAATAAGCcacaaacaaaaatatatgatgTGATCTCATCTTATGCAAATCCTACAGACCGACTTAacaattcaaaatttaaaagagAGTGAATTTGCATTATTTAATATCTATACTTGCAACCCTCGCCACCTGAGCCCTATTGTCGACTTCATTATATCATCTTGACGGTGATGAGGGCATTAAGTTGAGGAAAAACCATTACATCAAGAGGGACACAAAGTAGAGCATTAGGAAGTTGAAAACAAACCGCATAAGCTAAAATACTCCCTTACTGGCCGAGTTAGTATAACAAATGGAAACATATTGTTGCAGGCAATTTTTCATGTTCGGCACTTTTTCGTATTTAGAGCATAGCTTCTTCTTACGAGGTCGGATGGATGCGATTTAAGTTTTTATGGAAAGCTAAGACATAGAGCTTCCAATTCGATATTCTGTACTTCCGAGATCCGGACTAAACCATACTCAAAATTGAGTTGCAAGACGAGTTACCCACTGAAATGTGAAGAATTACTGGGTGTGTTATTTCTTTGTACATTTGACGTTTTTAACATTGCTATTAGTATTTCATTATCTTTAATTAGTTAGGGTTATGGGTAATTTTTTACCTTTAGTGTTAGATAGGTATAAATTCATCTAATTCTAAATTGTAAGGAATTTTTTGTCATCTTACCAAAATCAAATCTCATATGTTTTGTTAGAGTCAGGTTCTTCACCCAGAATTAAGAGTTATCAATCCCTTCAAGTCAAACTTAAGAATTTTATTGATTTAGAGTCAAAACCTTTACAACTTTGTTTCTCTTAGTATCTCAGACATTCCATCCGGTTCCCATTCCTTAGGACCGGTCCGTTACACCATACATATAACCAAAGGACCCTAGCTTGATCCACGAAATCTTTAAAAGTATTAATACACTCTGCGAATCAATTAAtgttatacattttttttacatCAATCATCTCTCGTGTAGTGATACTTAAAACAATTATCATTAATTGAATGTATTACACCCTCAGAGTAGTATAAAATTTCTCGAAATCCACCGTTTCGAAATACAGCAACAACTTATAATTGTGTAAGCATGCTAACAAGCTACACCAAGTGAGAAGTGTAGAACAATTAGCTCATAAGGACCGCCATTGTATAACCATTCATCAACAGATGCCGCTTCCCATATTGGGTAAAAATGCAAACCTATAGCCGCAGAAGTAGGAATAATGGTACCAGAAATAATATTGTTGCCATAAAGTAGAGATCCCGAAACAAGTTCACGAATACCATCAATATCTACTGGAGGGGCAGCAATGAAAGCGATAATAAATACAGAAGTTGCGGTGAATAAATTgatatagcaaaaaaaaaaaaaaaaaaaaaaggcaaaacAGCATATGCAAATGCATATCcgaagagaaaaatacaaatgtGGCGAGAGTTAACTAAGAGTCCTTCAGATGGATTGAGAGACATGGTCTTAGCGTCGAGTAGTGGAACGAGATTACAATATATTATCTGTTTTTTTGAACTTTAAAGCCTTTAATCTGATCAGAATGTAAGAGTTGGAGAAATTGTAGTTTGCTACCAAACGCAAGCAACATGCAACTTCAACTTACTATTTTCGTGGCATATAGATTTAATATATAAGCCACTGAAACACATCATGTGATCTCATCTTATGCAAATCTTACCTGATCCAAGTAAATCCATACTCCAACCTGATCTCATCTCATCAAAGTAAATCCATCCATGCACCGTCTCGAAATATAGGCAGCAGCTTATAACTGTGTAAGCATGCAAAAAAGGCAAAACAGCAGATGCAATCCCAAGAGAAAAAATGTTGCTTTGCAGCTTACCAATATCCCCATAATCAGCTAGAGTCCCTTCTGATGGATCAAAAGACACAGTCTTATCATCAACAGCAGGAGCTCCACGACTATTGGAAAATATATGATAAAGATTTAATAAGCCACAAAAACATATGATTTAGCTGACTGAATCAATCAATTCTGCCTACCGACTTAAGAATTCAAATATGACCATAACACTTTGGATAACTTCTGCCGCCTAATCATCTAAACCACTTATAAAATTCACTTCTGATCCTTCATTTTCCAGATCAAGTAATGCTGAAAATGACTATCTTATCAGACATAAACCAAATGGAGAACattccttttcttttccctcttctacctttcttctttcttctccttcttcttcataTGATCATCACTCGAACAATTAACAAACTCAAATTACCTCCTTCTCCACCAAAGCTACCCATAATCGGAAACCTTCATCAGCTAGGCAAACTCCCCCACCGTTATCTCCGTTCAATTTCAACCAAGTACGGCCCTATACTTCTCGTCCATCTAGGCCATAAAAGAACTATAGTAATCTCATCTGCAGAGATAGCCAAAGAAATCATGACCAAACATGATATCATTTTCTCCGACCGGGACAGAACCACTGCTGCAAATATCTTTTTCCATGGCTCTGTCGATATCGGATTCAGTCCATACGGTGAGTATTGGAGACACGTTAGAAAAATTGGAGTTCTCCAACTTTTAAGCATCAAAAGAGTGCAATCTTTTCAGTCTgtgagagaagaagaagtttcGAACTTCGTCGGTAAAGTTCGGGACGCTTGTTTGTCGGGAAATTCCATTAATCTAAGTGAGATGTTTGCTGTTGTTTCGAACAATATAATATCGAGATGTGCTCTTGGTCGGAAAGCTGTTAAGGAAGATGATAAGAATAAGTTTGGAGAAGTGACGAGGAGGATGATGGTGCAATTTACTGAATTTAGCTTTGGAGATAAGTTTCCGTTTTTGGGATGGATGGATAATGTTACTGGTTTGATTGGTCGTTTGAAATCAACGGCTGGGGGAATTGATGCTTTCCTTGATAAAGTGATTGAAGAACATAGGATTAATTTCAAAAGTGACGATGATGATGGAGATGATTTTGTTGATACTCTTCTTCAGATTCAAAAGAATGGAGATCCCGAAGCTCAGCTCCATGAAGACAATCTAAAAGCTATTCTTACAGTATGTTCCTTAATCCTCTCATTATATCTTTCATTTTTGCCTTTACACTATGAATTTGACACTTATTGGATCAATTTTCATATCCTAATCTAGGAGAGATTTTACTAAATCGAATGTTACAATACATCATTCGTATGAGTTCTTATATGAAGCATCACTCGGAGTACCTCCAATTCACATTTGACACGTGTATGATGATcccacataataattaaaatagtgagaTCTTTTATAATAATTGTGAGTCcatattacacgtgtcaaaatatctATAGCAGGTCATTTATTTGATATGGAGAACcggatgcttctaataatttatcCATTCATACACGGTGTTAATAATTTGATGACACATActattaaactaataaaatatttttttgtttgaaacataaactaataaaatattaatgtataattaattaatttttagttattatttttataaaattttattctcAAAATAGAAATTAATCTAAATCCTAAGATATAAactattttttcaaaataaaaaataaaaataaaatttaaaatatgtgacgtgttattaaattattatactGACTTACCATGTCATTTGTGTATCGGCATGTACTAAAATTTCTCCGTACTTTAATAAAAGTATTGCAAAAGTATAGTTATGTAAATATCAGAGCTTAATACATTAAGGATCCTTGagttacgtaaaaaaaattgatcgaTCTCTCATTATTTTATGACATGATTAATTTCTAAATGTTGACAACGTAAGTAAGAAGAGATTTGGACAAGTTGAAGCACGtatcattttatacaagtttaaatgaataatatgtcaatttaaagaaattcaatTAAGGAGCTAATAGAgtccatttaaataaatttaaaagattaataagtcatttaaaaaattcaaaaagctAATAAGATTTTTGCTAAAATTTAAGTGGCCACCAAATTTTTGCTAAAATGTTAGATTTATGATAGTCATGACATTGGTTTATTTATCATTagatgagataaaaaaaaagtaagtgaCTTGTAAGGCTccttttaaatttttatcacTCTAAAAGTAGCAGAGAAATTATAGTATACGCCTGAGGTGGTATGCTATGAGCAATACAATCATAACACATGttattaagtttttttaataattaattaaaatattttgttcTCTCTGATTTTATGCACCTCTTTCTCTTCCCTTCAACAACTACCGGCAACCTTTTTTCTGCTCCATGGGTTCTTTCCGGCCACCACTATCTTCCCAAACTGAATCTGCTAAGCTTCCCATCTACCAGATGAAAGTTATTTTTCCATTTCCCAATTCCTTTCCCTTCCTTAATTATAATTTCTCCATCAGacaaacatgaatttcttcctTACAATTTCCATAAACAATAATTGAGGAATTTGAATTaaatctctctctaaaattttcTTAGCCATTAAACAATAGAATTAAAGAGAATAAAAAGGGTTTAATAACAGCCAATACTAAATCCAGAAAGTTTAAGCAATACATAAACATAGAAATTTAAGGTTCAAACTAAGATTAGGAAATCTATAAGAGAAAATCGGAGAGATAAAGGATGAGAAAATTGCTTCTTTTATCAAATATCGTAACAAAGGAGAAGATAGTGGTGGCCGGAAAGAAAGAACCCATGGAGAAAAATGGTTGCCGGCGTGGTTGTTGAgaagaaagggaaagagaaagagatacgTATTCTGATCTAGAGTGTACAATATTTTAAttacttattaaaaaaaacctaaTAACATGTGTTGTGGTTTTATTGGTCTTGGCATACCATAGTATAATTTCTCAAAGTAGcatatgtcaaaatatatatagtagTAATTTTTATACACGTGGAATTAATTTAACTAATGTTATTGAAAACTAACCCTTTATACTTAAAGGGTGGAGAAATTTTACACTACGCCAGGCATACCACCGAGAAAAAGTGATGTGGTATGCCTGGCCTCTTAAAAAATGACATGTGTATAAAAATTCACAGCTCATTAAAAATTGCGGCGTAA
The DNA window shown above is from Euphorbia lathyris chromosome 1, ddEupLath1.1, whole genome shotgun sequence and carries:
- the LOC136229639 gene encoding cytochrome P450 71A1-like codes for the protein MLKMTILSDINQMENIPFLFPLLPFFFLLLLLHMIITRTINKLKLPPSPPKLPIIGNLHQLGKLPHRYLRSISTKYGPILLVHLGHKRTIVISSAEIAKEIMTKHDIIFSDRDRTTAANIFFHGSVDIGFSPYGEYWRHVRKIGVLQLLSIKRVQSFQSVREEEVSNFVGKVRDACLSGNSINLSEMFAVVSNNIISRCALGRKAVKEDDKNKFGEVTRRMMVQFTEFSFGDKFPFLGWMDNVTGLIGRLKSTAGGIDAFLDKVIEEHRINFKSDDDDGDDFVDTLLQIQKNGDPEAQLHEDNLKAILTDMFVAGTETTSTTMEWLMAELIKDEKVMRKAQEEVRKVIGNKPKVEAADIEQMNYLKCIIKETLRLHPAAPLLVPRETSAGVEVGGYYIPRKTTVIVNAFAIQTDPKLWERPEEFIPERFENNPVDYTGKDFRLIPFGGGRRVCPGISFGLASIEFVIANLLNWFDWKLLDGQVPQDLDMTERHGLTVPRKNPLHLVPLVYPPLST